Proteins encoded together in one Shewanella acanthi window:
- a CDS encoding efflux RND transporter periplasmic adaptor subunit, which yields MKKIMITGAIVASAWFGYQAMQPKVMETSRVKLVPNVVIATVQMAPVRDEVEAIGTNKAYESVTITPKVTDVVTSLKFDDGDIVKKGDLLVQLQNAEQIAKVKAAQVKVADNQRELARISSLVSSRTVAELERDRLQTLIDTTRAELEQAQSALNDRSIVAPFNGRLGLRQVSVGSLVSPGTEITTLDDISKIKLDFSVPERFIQDLQPGKQVEAKAVAFPVEIFKGKVISIDSRVNPTTRAVIVRAEIPNPKLRLLPGMLMKVKLIKRSREAIMLPESAIIPLQKSHYVYSVNSDNVIERKAVQIGIRTRGWVEILDGLEIGENVVIRGLLKVRPGDTVKTQVSEKFTYLTEDDAEPNV from the coding sequence ATGAAAAAAATAATGATAACTGGCGCAATTGTCGCGTCCGCATGGTTTGGCTATCAAGCCATGCAACCTAAGGTGATGGAAACATCCCGAGTCAAACTTGTACCCAATGTCGTCATCGCAACAGTGCAAATGGCGCCCGTCCGAGATGAAGTTGAAGCAATTGGCACTAATAAGGCCTATGAATCGGTGACTATTACCCCAAAGGTTACCGATGTAGTGACATCCCTTAAATTTGACGATGGTGACATCGTCAAAAAGGGCGATCTCTTAGTTCAACTGCAAAATGCTGAGCAAATTGCCAAGGTGAAGGCGGCGCAGGTCAAAGTGGCTGACAATCAGCGTGAACTTGCGCGTATTAGCTCATTAGTGTCGAGCCGTACTGTGGCTGAACTTGAGCGTGACCGCCTGCAAACCTTAATCGATACTACTCGCGCCGAACTGGAGCAGGCGCAATCTGCGTTAAATGATCGCAGTATTGTAGCCCCTTTCAATGGCCGTTTAGGTCTGCGTCAGGTGAGTGTCGGGAGCTTAGTATCCCCTGGCACCGAAATCACCACCTTAGATGATATCTCTAAGATTAAACTCGATTTTTCAGTGCCAGAGCGTTTTATTCAAGATCTTCAGCCCGGTAAACAAGTTGAGGCCAAGGCTGTCGCCTTCCCCGTTGAGATTTTTAAGGGCAAAGTGATTTCGATTGATAGCCGCGTAAATCCAACGACCCGCGCGGTTATCGTGCGGGCAGAAATACCGAATCCTAAGCTACGTTTATTGCCGGGTATGTTGATGAAGGTGAAACTCATCAAGCGCAGCCGTGAGGCGATAATGTTGCCTGAGTCAGCGATTATTCCACTACAAAAATCACACTATGTTTATAGCGTCAATAGCGACAATGTCATTGAGCGCAAGGCGGTACAAATAGGCATTCGTACTCGCGGTTGGGTAGAGATTTTGGATGGTCTAGAGATTGGCGAAAATGTGGTGATCCGTGGTCTGCTCAAAGTCCGTCCAGGTGATACGGTAAAGACACAAGTGTCTGAAAAGTTCACTTATCTTACTGAGGATGATGCGGAGCCTAACGTATGA
- a CDS encoding efflux RND transporter permease subunit, giving the protein MILTDLSVKRPVFASVISLLLVAFGLVAFGKLPLREYPNIDPPIVSIETSYRGASASVVESRITQLVEDRISGVEGIRHVSSSSSDGRSQVTLEFDISRNIEDAANDVRDRISGLLNNLPEEADPPEVQKANGGDEVIMWLNLVSDQMTTLELTDYARRYLTDRFSVVDGVSTIRIGGGKVYAMRIWLDRQALASRSLTVADVEAALRAENVELPAGSIESKERHFTVRLERSYRTLEDFANLVIVQGEDGYLVKLGDVAKVEIGSEEERIMFRGNKESMIGLGVSKQSTANTLEVARQVNALVDKINPTLPEGMSIKRSYDSSVFIEASIKEVYQTLFTAMVLVIIVIYLFLGSVRAMLIPAVTVPVSLLGTFIVLYALGYTINLLTLLAMILAIGMVVDDAIVMLENIHRRIEEGDTPLKAAFLGAREVAFAVIATTLVLVAVFMPITFLEGDIGKLFKEFAVAMSAAVMFSSIVALTLSPMMCSKLLKSSSQDSWLVRKVDGLMTAVTNRYQRSLEGAMAKPLLMSVLVIIALASSVLLAQKVPQEFAPQEDRGSLFLMVNGPQGASYEYIESYMNEVENRLMPLVDSGDIKRLLIRAPRGFGRAADFSNGMAIIVLEDWGQRRPVKEVIGDINKRLSDLAGVQAFPIMRQAFGRGIGKPVQFVIGGPSYEELAKWRDIMMEKAGENPKLLGLDHDYKETKPQLRVVIDRDRAASLGVSISNIGRTLESMLGSRLVTTFMRDGEEYDVIVEGERANQNTATDLQNIYVRSERTKELIPLSNLVSVEEFADASSLNRYNRMRAITIEASLADGYSLGEALDYLNQVARAYLPAEAVISYKGQSLDYEESGSSMYFVFVLALGIVFLVLAAQFESYIHPMVIMLTVPLATVGALIGLWFTDQSLNIYSQIGIIMLVGLAAKNGILIVEFANQLRDKGVEFDKAIIQASCQRLRPILMTGITTAAGAVPLVMAAGAGAETRFVIGVVVLSGIMLATLFTIYVIPSAYGLFARNSGSPEAIAQQLEKELAEG; this is encoded by the coding sequence ATGATCCTGACAGATCTTTCGGTTAAACGACCAGTGTTTGCCTCGGTGATAAGCTTATTGCTTGTTGCCTTTGGCCTAGTGGCCTTTGGTAAGTTGCCGCTACGTGAATATCCCAATATCGACCCGCCAATTGTGTCTATCGAGACCAGTTACCGCGGCGCTAGTGCTTCTGTAGTGGAGAGCCGAATTACCCAGCTTGTTGAAGATAGGATCAGTGGTGTTGAGGGCATTCGCCATGTCAGCTCATCGAGCAGCGATGGCCGCTCGCAGGTGACTTTAGAATTCGATATCAGCCGTAATATTGAAGATGCGGCTAATGATGTGCGTGACCGTATTTCGGGCTTACTAAATAACCTGCCGGAGGAGGCCGATCCTCCAGAGGTACAAAAGGCCAATGGTGGCGATGAAGTCATCATGTGGTTAAACCTAGTGTCGGATCAAATGACCACGCTAGAACTTACCGATTATGCCCGTCGTTATCTAACTGATCGTTTCTCTGTGGTGGATGGTGTTTCAACCATTCGTATCGGTGGCGGTAAGGTGTATGCGATGCGCATCTGGCTTGACCGGCAAGCGCTGGCATCACGCAGTTTAACCGTTGCGGATGTGGAAGCTGCATTAAGGGCTGAAAACGTTGAGTTACCTGCAGGTTCGATTGAGTCGAAGGAACGCCACTTTACGGTGCGTTTAGAGCGCAGTTATCGCACCTTAGAAGACTTTGCTAATCTGGTGATTGTTCAAGGTGAAGACGGTTATTTAGTTAAGCTTGGCGATGTAGCTAAGGTCGAAATTGGCTCAGAAGAAGAGCGCATCATGTTCCGCGGTAACAAGGAATCCATGATTGGTCTGGGGGTGTCAAAGCAATCGACCGCTAACACCTTAGAAGTGGCGCGTCAGGTCAATGCCCTCGTCGATAAGATTAATCCAACCCTGCCTGAAGGGATGTCAATCAAACGCAGCTACGACAGCTCAGTGTTTATTGAAGCCTCAATTAAAGAGGTTTATCAAACCCTCTTCACGGCGATGGTGCTGGTTATCATCGTGATTTACCTGTTCCTTGGTAGTGTGCGCGCGATGCTCATTCCCGCGGTAACGGTACCGGTATCCTTGCTCGGCACCTTTATTGTGCTTTATGCCCTTGGCTACACTATCAACTTGCTGACGTTACTTGCGATGATCCTCGCCATCGGTATGGTAGTGGATGATGCGATTGTGATGCTTGAGAACATTCACCGACGTATTGAAGAAGGGGATACGCCATTAAAGGCTGCCTTCCTCGGAGCCCGTGAAGTGGCTTTTGCGGTGATTGCAACCACACTCGTACTGGTTGCGGTATTTATGCCAATTACCTTCCTTGAGGGGGATATTGGTAAGCTCTTTAAGGAGTTCGCCGTGGCCATGAGTGCCGCTGTGATGTTCTCGAGTATCGTGGCACTCACACTCAGTCCGATGATGTGCTCAAAACTGCTCAAGTCCTCTTCCCAGGATTCGTGGTTAGTGCGCAAGGTTGATGGCCTTATGACGGCGGTGACTAATCGCTATCAACGTTCCCTCGAAGGGGCGATGGCCAAGCCTTTGTTGATGTCGGTGCTGGTAATTATTGCTCTGGCGAGCAGTGTGCTGTTGGCACAAAAAGTACCTCAGGAATTTGCGCCACAGGAAGACCGAGGTTCGTTGTTCCTGATGGTCAATGGCCCGCAAGGCGCGAGTTATGAGTACATCGAATCCTATATGAATGAGGTCGAAAATCGCCTGATGCCATTAGTGGACAGTGGCGATATCAAACGTCTGCTCATTCGTGCTCCTCGCGGTTTTGGCCGTGCGGCGGATTTCTCCAACGGTATGGCGATTATTGTGCTTGAGGATTGGGGTCAACGCCGCCCAGTTAAGGAAGTGATTGGCGACATTAACAAGCGCTTGTCCGACTTAGCCGGGGTTCAAGCTTTCCCGATAATGCGTCAAGCCTTTGGCCGCGGTATAGGTAAACCGGTGCAATTTGTTATCGGTGGCCCAAGCTATGAAGAGTTAGCTAAATGGCGCGACATTATGATGGAGAAGGCGGGCGAGAATCCAAAACTTCTCGGCCTAGATCATGATTATAAAGAGACGAAACCACAGCTTCGGGTGGTGATTGATAGGGACAGGGCAGCGAGCCTTGGAGTGTCGATTTCAAATATCGGCCGAACCTTAGAGTCGATGTTAGGTTCTCGTCTTGTGACCACTTTTATGCGTGACGGTGAGGAATATGATGTCATTGTTGAAGGCGAGCGTGCGAATCAAAACACTGCTACCGATCTGCAGAATATCTATGTTCGCTCAGAACGTACTAAGGAACTGATCCCGCTGTCGAACCTCGTATCGGTGGAGGAGTTTGCCGATGCAAGCTCGCTTAACCGTTACAATCGTATGCGCGCGATTACGATTGAAGCTAGCTTAGCCGACGGTTACAGCTTAGGTGAGGCACTAGATTACTTAAATCAAGTGGCCAGAGCCTATTTGCCCGCTGAAGCCGTGATCAGTTATAAGGGGCAGTCTTTAGATTACGAAGAGTCGGGCAGCTCGATGTACTTTGTGTTTGTGCTTGCGCTTGGGATTGTATTTCTCGTGCTAGCGGCTCAGTTTGAGAGCTATATTCACCCTATGGTGATTATGCTAACGGTGCCATTAGCGACAGTGGGAGCCTTGATTGGTCTATGGTTTACCGATCAAAGTCTCAATATTTACAGTCAGATAGGCATTATCATGCTGGTGGGCCTTGCGGCTAAAAACGGTATCCTGATTGTCGAGTTTGCTAACCAGTTGCGGGATAAGGGGGTAGAGTTTGATAAGGCTATTATCCAAGCGTCCTGTCAGCGTTTACGCCCGATTCTGATGACAGGGATCACCACCGCAGCAGGCGCTGTGCCGCTGGTGATGGCGGCAGGTGCGGGCGCTGAAACTCGCTTCGTGATTGGTGTGGTTGTGCTCTCGGGCATTATGCTGGCGACCTTATTTACCATCTATGTTATCCCATCCGCCTATGGCTTGTTTGCCCGCAACAGCGGCTCGCCGGAGGCGATTGCTCAGCAATTAGAGAAGGAACTGGCCGAAGGTTGA
- a CDS encoding substrate-binding periplasmic protein — translation MGKWLFTACILTLSQPLCALDQAAVPVIRMGIADDFPPFYFSNEDGDYAGASYEIVVKLCESLGYKVQTTQFSSMKELMLQVGQGTVDVVPNLSATESRRKVAQFTTVPHIYETQDLIIRRDSHIDYSGRLFQLSQYRVGTIWGWTYGDYFDSADYIRRQNVNSSEEQLIGLLAGDFDVAINNREFILSLSKTLGFSKAFKVLNPSVVHLPVTIAVSKMFASADSLTQQLDREVKQFRQTEAYRDILVRYGFDPKTAELQGGQ, via the coding sequence ATGGGAAAGTGGTTGTTCACGGCATGTATTCTGACGCTATCACAGCCCTTGTGCGCGCTGGACCAAGCCGCTGTGCCTGTTATTCGAATGGGAATAGCCGATGATTTCCCCCCTTTCTATTTTTCAAACGAGGATGGCGACTACGCTGGGGCGTCCTACGAAATAGTGGTCAAACTTTGCGAGTCCCTTGGGTACAAAGTACAGACGACACAGTTCAGCAGCATGAAGGAATTAATGTTGCAGGTTGGCCAGGGGACTGTTGATGTGGTTCCAAATTTAAGTGCCACAGAATCGAGACGAAAAGTGGCGCAATTTACTACAGTCCCCCACATTTACGAAACGCAGGATTTGATCATTCGCCGTGACAGTCACATTGATTACAGCGGCAGGTTGTTCCAGTTATCGCAATACCGTGTTGGGACCATCTGGGGCTGGACCTATGGCGATTACTTTGATTCTGCAGACTACATTAGGCGTCAAAATGTAAATTCTTCAGAAGAACAGCTTATAGGTCTTTTGGCGGGGGATTTTGATGTAGCAATCAACAACCGTGAGTTTATTTTAAGCCTTTCAAAGACCCTTGGTTTTTCCAAAGCTTTTAAGGTGTTAAATCCCTCAGTAGTTCACTTACCCGTCACGATAGCAGTGTCCAAAATGTTCGCATCAGCGGATAGTTTGACTCAACAACTTGATAGGGAAGTTAAGCAATTTCGTCAGACAGAAGCCTACCGTGACATTTTAGTTCGCTATGGTTTTGATCCAAAAACTGCAGAATTACAGGGTGGGCAATGA